The proteins below come from a single Salvelinus fontinalis isolate EN_2023a chromosome 1, ASM2944872v1, whole genome shotgun sequence genomic window:
- the LOC129854696 gene encoding nucleolar transcription factor 1-like has protein sequence MDFTEEGEMETSDKEQAWGREDLILLLHGIKENIPKGDMSIYTKGERTLEWDKVAFGPYSPQMCHQKWKDLSKKVRKIRSLAELVTEAEVACENPFQGKNWKIHPDFPKRPAPPSSIFIRENFKKFAKQQPEITTSELLKLINEKYNELPEHEKASYIAKFQKEKEMYEKSMKKLRKEYPGGKKVRRDHLKNIKGPLTPHGLWYRNERRIFLLANPDVKGGCIRQSIEQKQRWSELPDEEKLKWINLSLEQRRQYEEEEMEEHPENNGSRRAKHKPLLRKSERLLKDLADGKPDKPPSKGYNLFCKEQKATILGEGVPNNQYFVVCSQRWKTMSTRKKEAYQRRCDETVTDKEQQRILLGKGKSMFQGEPKKPPEWGHTVFYSEKMAELRAKSSHLSSRKCMARVSPLWRKLAQKEKEHYQRIAQERAREYQVELRSWFNTMSPKEQAKYLDQNPNKLKILDNPKQGRMAKKGRTSDSEDDDLEGDIDTSSDEDESDEDAEHMTEKENWSGCSSISSSSEEDSDME, from the exons ATGGACTTTACAGAGGAAGGAGAAATGGAGACAAGTGATAAAGAACAAG CCTGGGGTAGGGAGGACCTGATACTGCTCCTGCATGGTATCAAAGAAAACATTCCCAAAGGTGACATGAGTATTTACACTAAAGGGGAGAGGACACTGGAGTGGGACAAGGTGGCTTTTGGTCCCTACTCTCCACAGATGTGTCATCAGAAGTGGAAGGACCTATCAAAAAAG GTGCGCAAGATTCGTTCTCTAGCAGAGCTGGTCACTGAAGCTGAGGTTGCCTGTGAAAACCCTTTCCAGGGCAAGAACTGGAAG ATACACCCTGACTTCCCAAAGAGACCTGCCCCGCCAAGCAGCATCTTCATCAGAGAAAACTTTAAAAAGTTTGCGAAGCAGCAGCCTGAAATTACAACTTCTGAGCTTTTAAAGTTAATCAATGAGAAGTATAATGAGCTCCCAGAGCACGAGAAG GCAAGTTATATTGCGAAATTCCAGAAGGAGAAGGAAATGTATGAGAAAAGCATGAAGAAGTTGAG GAAAGAGTACCCTGGGGGGAAGAAGGTACGGAGAGACCATTTAAAGAACATAAAAGGGCCCCTCACACCCCACGGGCTCTGGTACCGCAACGAGAGGAGGATATTCCTTCTAGCCAACCCAGAT gTCAAAGGAGGCTGTATCAGGCAGAGTATTGAGCAGAAGCAGCGCTGGTCCGAGCTACCTGACGAGGAGAAACTCAAGTGGATCAATCTCTCACTGGAGCAGCggagacagtatgaggag gaggagatggaggagcacCCAGAGAATAACGGGAGTCGGAGGGCCAAGCATAAGCCGCTTCTGCGCAAGAGTGAGAGACTGTTGAAGGACTTGGCAGACGGCAAGCCTGACAAACCCCCATC GAAGGGTTACAACCTTTTCTGTAAGGAACAGAAAGCCACCATACTGGGAGAGGGAGTCCCTAACAACCAGTATTTTGTGGTTTGCTCCCAGCGCTGGAAAACAATGTCAACGCGTAAAAAGGAAGCCTACCAGAGACGCTGTGACGAG ACTGTGACAGATAAGGAGCAGCAGCGCATTCTGTTGGGAAAAGGGAAAAGTATGTTTCAAGGCGAGCCCAAGAAACCACCTGA GTGGGGTCACACAGTATTTTACAGCGAGAAGATGGCGGAGCTGAGAGCCAAGTCGAGCCACCTCAGCTCCAGGAAGTGCATGGCCAGGGTCAGCCCACTGTGGAGGAAGCTGGCCCAGAAGGAAAAGGAGCACTACCAGAGAATAGCCCAGGAGAGGGCTAGGGAGTACCAAGTAGAGCTACGCAGCTGGTTTAAT ACCATGTCCCCAAAGGAACAGGCAAAGTACTTGGATCAAAACCCAAAT AAATTGAAAATCCTCGACAACCCAAAGCAGGGAAGGATGGCAAAGAAGGGCAGAACATCA GATTCAGAGGATGACGACCTGGAGGGCGACATCGACACATCCAGTGATGAAGATGAATCGGATGAG GATGCCGAACATATGACGGAAAAGGAGAATTGGTCAGGGTGCTCCAGTATTAGCTCCAGTTCCGAAGAGGACTCCGATATGGAATGA